The following DNA comes from Castor canadensis chromosome 15, mCasCan1.hap1v2, whole genome shotgun sequence.
CACAGTCAAAGACACTAAACGGTATGGAGAGTTGATCCTCCAACTATGGAAGTATGGTAATGAACAGTAGGAGTGTTGATCCATGAACTTTTGATTGTAATCTGTTTATCCATAGTGTAAATACattatttctgattattttcctCAAGAGATGctgagaaatttctttttaacattcCATGTAACTCTGAAACACTAGAATTCCCTGCCCCCCAACAGTGACAAGAATAGGCTTACATATTTTGTgccatttttaatataatttttatataaatgcaattttaagattttttttgttaatattaCCTAAGCATCAGTTTTGGAATAAAACAAACTGTATTTTTTGCACCTATTTTTAGAGACTGTTGTCCAGACAGAGTAAACTCTGACAGAAATTTTTTTATATGTCATGTACACCTTTGTAATTTTCTTGTGAAAcagtttgttaatattttgtccaTCTTCCTACAAAAAATAGAGCTAATGTTATTGACTGATATCTAGtagtaaataaataactgaaatatTCTCCATTTAGAGCCTCTGAATATTTTTGTCCATTTGATGAATTCAGTTTTTATACAGATATATTGCAATGTTCTCAATAGATTTTCTGGTTGTTTTTACCCATGTTCAGTACAAATTCTGCTATGAGCCACTCTTTGATAATTATAACTTTCACACTACTTCATTTGCTTCCATACTATGAACAAGATACTGCACTGGATAGAGGaaatttgattatatttattaCCTCTGCAGAAGTCAGCATACTATTTGAATTTCAGAATGTATGTTTGGTAGGATTTCTATCTTAATACTGTGCACAAGTTTGCATTCATAATGACTATTAAAGTGACTTTAGCATAATAAACTAATAATTCATACTCCTCTATGGTAAGTCAGTACACAAGGTGTGGGTTAAATTCAAACACAATCTCACTAAGCACATAAACTCAATGCTGTCTGGAATAATAAAACCATTTGTTACACTTGATAGTGAAAATATAggtcttatttaatattttatattctgccaaattttatttaattttgattataatcatccaaaactatTTGAGGTCCTAAGGTTTaatgatagaaaaaaatccttactACTTTTAGATGTTTGATCCTAATGAAGGCAAAAGTAAAATGTACTAATGCACATAAATAATAATTCATAAGAATATAACCATTAAGATAAGTCATAATTAGAAAAAAGTTAATACatgttggcacatgcctgtgtTCACtgttactttggaggcagagattgtcaAATCATGATATGAGACAATCCTGGGGGAGATAACATTATCAAGACCCATTTAaacaacaagccaggtatggtggctcatgtctgtaatcccattaTTGCAAGAGATATTTGTTGAAGGACTAATATCTGACAATGGTTTAGGAAAAAGTGTAAGActgaaaaatatagtaaaaacaaAAGTACAGAGGACATTGCTCAGTACTACAGCACTtacttaacaagcatgaggcaatgagttcaatcccccatatTGTCAAAAAGTAAGGCCCCACTCAATCACAGCCACCAAACACCAGGCCTGTCCTTCATAGGAATGTCAGCTGATCCACTAGATCTGCCTTCTGAGAAGAACTAAAAGGAGTTGTCCAAGGTGAAATGAAAGATTGTTGAACCACAAAAGTAAGTAAaaagatatataataaataaacaaaacatatgaGCAGGGCATTAGTGGTTCATGCTCATCATTCTACCTACTTGGAAGCTTGAGATCAGGAATCCCATCATGGGCAAAAAAGTTTtggagaccctgtttcaacagaaaaatgctgggtgtgttggtacacacctgtcatcccagctctaggaggaagcagaaataggaaaatTTTGGTTAAGGCCAGCAGAAGCAAAAGTGAGATTTAATCACCAAAATATCTgtagcaaaaatggctggaggcatgactgaagaagtagaccacctgcctagtaagcatgagaccctgagttcaaacagcaatACCACGAAACAATAATAACTTATAAACTAGAAATAACACAGGTAAATGTAATTATATCAGCAACTTAAATACTAGTATAATATTGCAATATTAGCATGTAAAACTTTTAATCCTATGGCAATAATTGAAATGCAGCCATATGGTGGGTGTACGCTCAGATACTTGGGAGGGGTAAATCAGGAAAAatggagtttgagaccaacccagacaaaaagttagcaagactataGCAAAGAACAaagtaggcatggtggtgcaaaagTGTGAtatccaaggccagccctagacaacagtgcaagatcctatctgataaataactaaagcaagatgTGCAGGGAATGAGACcatgacttcaaatcccagtacttaaaaaaaaaataaaaggagaagaattgatgaaattttcacaaaataGTGTCAATCAATGTACAATACAAAATAAGTGTATTCTAAtaccaataaataaattgtaGGGAATTATAATGCAGAGTATTTGTATGCAATTTCAGATGAGTTATCATCTTAATAAagacttttataattttaaaagggtTTTATGCAAGCCCAGGTGCCAGTGGTCCATGCTTCCAATCCTAGATTCTTGGGAGGCTAATAttgagaagatcacagttcaatgccaaccagggaaaatagtttgtgagactccaagTTAATGATAGGTGTGCtaagtggtacacacctgtcagcCCAAACTGTGCCAGAGACTGAGACTGGGAAGAATGCAGTTTGAAGATAACCaggtcataaaaatgaaaagcaagagtctatcttcaaaataaccagagtataaagggctcaaggggtagaaaaCCTACATAACACAagccaagtcctgagttcaaaaccccagtactgctaaaaaaaattctaagttttATGTGATCATCAGGATAACCACATACACAAACTGTAATTGACAAGAAAACATATAAAGGGAAAAGTTTTGaagtttaaaactataaaaatcatcAAACTGGAAAACATAATTGAGAAATGATTATCAGAtcaaacaattaacaaaatgtcaaaaataagtaTTCAACTggcaataattattttaaactaaatGGATTTAGGTCGTGAATGAAAACTACAGTTATTGAACAGTTAATCAAAACAAGATACAGCCATGTGCCATATATAAAGGACTGTTAAATTTAACTAACTAAACACACTCTCTGAAAAGTGAAGGGATGAAAAAAAGACATTCCATGTAAATGACAATCTAAGAGGCCAGGAAATGTTTTGcttatttcaaacaaaatatacCTTAAGTCAACAACTGTCAGTAGTGACAAAGAAGCtcttgaaaatgataaaatgctcaatttaaaaaagaataaatgagaatTATTATAAGTATATACTCATCAAGAAACAGCATCTACACATAAAGAGCAAAGACTGAGACATTTGATGGGTGGAATGATAACAATAAAAgagtaataaataatttcaatagtCACTGGTAATCCAGATGGAAAACTAGTAAAGAAAGAGTAGGCTTGACACTTCACTCAAATGTGTCTAACAATAATATACAGGATATTTCACTAAAGGAGAATAAGAATTTTAAGagcacatggaacattcttcTGAATAGATTTAGACAATATTGTGCAAAAAGTCTTTGTCAGAGCCAgcaatgggaccttgcctgtgtgaggtACATGGCTTTGTGAGAAAGGTCCAAGCAACTGAGGTAAAATCTCAGACCAGACTGTgactgtgtgagttggtatctggccttgtgaggaagccagacatccagaaaaacagtattcaaggttcccagatggttTCATGTCCtacagatgtaaataagaaattatgttgaccatgtgcttctcctgcttctctgttcctgttttaaaggagacataacaaagagttaattttaactgtgcttccttatactaatgtaaccttgacacataatacttggcatgttttttctgaccaaatgctctctgtgtaaaaggagtttataaaaaacaatgtatacttcattaaaatggctattgagcaggactcattAGTCCCCTCATCTCTTCTAGCTTAGGTCACCCAGGTTCTGCCAGTAAATGATATCAAAAgtcttaattaatttaaaaagatacaaatactccaagtttttttccaacTACATTATGAAGAATATAGtagtcaacaacaaaagcaaatgcaaaaatttacaaatacatggaaatttaTATCCAattataagtaagtaaataatagAGTTAAGAAGAAAGTTGGAAAATATATGAAggccaagggaaaaaaagaaaaggaaaaattctgtATCAAGTTTGTAAGAGACAGAACAATGTAGTAAAAGAAGGGAATTTTAACAGCAATTCATACATAAGCAAAAGAAGGAAGATCTCAAATAGACAAAGTAAACATTACTTCAAACAActagaaaacaaggaaataataattagagaaagaaaataaaattgaaaatagataGGTTTGGCAATTTAACAAGACAAGTGGttattgaaaagttaaaaaatagaccaaatattatgaagaataattgagaaaaaacacaaaaataaaattagaagaggAAACACTACAACACTGTAAATTTTGCCATAGAAATAAAAGGTCACAAGGGgctcaaataaataattatatcagTAAATTGAATGAAAGTaagaatgaattaatttttagaaataaaaatcatttagacTACATACAAAAAGTTaactaagacaaaaaaataacattaaaatattgaCTTTATAATGAAAAAACAACCAGAAGAAGATGGCTTCGTATAAAGATTCCTGTAAACATTAGACAAACTAATACCAATatttcaaactcttccaaaaactgATATTGTGCTTAAGTTTCTCTACTAATTTTAGTGAAATCAACACAACCCAGTTACCATAAGcaagcaaaagcaaagaaaaataaaataaaggttgaTATTCTTATGAAACGTAGGCACAAAATTCCTGAATACAATATTAGCAAACCACAAACGTCAGCACAGTAAAAGCATCAAGTACCTTGACGTAGTGAATTTGTCTTAGCTAGAGAAGATGGCTCAACATAAACCAATTAATGTAATTCATACATGAAtgtatagaaaaatagaaaaaaatcagtaatgtcaatacatgcacaaaaataatttcataagcCAACTACCTTTCATAATATAAATCTTCAACAAAGTAGATTTACAAGGAACTTAAACACAAAAAAAGCATTTATGAAAATCACACATTAACATTATATgtaatgccaaaaaataaaagttctccTCAAAGATCTGGAAGAAAAGACTTCTATTCAAAATAACACTAGATATCCTtcccaaagcaattaggcaagaaaaatataaaaaaataacagaaaatgattTGTATTTGCATACAAACATGCTTTTACAtatagaatatataatttttcaaatttttatatttaaaaataaaatcaattagcAAAATTGATAACAAAATTTAACATGCACAATATGAGGTCATTCTATAAATTAACATGAAATATCCATGCAAGacataacattaaaaataaaaaatactaatggataaatttaatcaaggaaatgaaatatttgtacactgaaaactataacaacaaaaaaagaacaaataaaacacaGATAAGCAGAAAAATTTCCCGTCAATGGATTTGAAGACTCAATACTGTTTAAAAAGACCAAAGGAAATAGTCTTTATATTTAATGATGcaccaataaaaaattaaagtttttttatataaacagaaaaatctgaaaatcatTATAGACATACAAAAACCCAAAAGTCAACACTTTCAAAAAGATGTGACAGAAATGAAAGCATCGTATTTCCTGACTCCTAAAAAGTGTTACAGTATGGTATGGATTAAACCAGTAAGGTTATTACCATACAAAAAGATATGTACAACAATAGATACAGATTCCTGAATATGAGGTTAAGTAATATTTCTCAAAAGTGTCAAGAATGTGAACAGGATATTAAGGAAGGAACTATCTCTTCAAAGAATGGCATCAGGAAAACTGAATGAAATTAATACTTTATCTTATACCTTTACACCAAGGTCATGTTCTGATGGCTTCAACACTTAACTAAAAGACTTAAAACTGTAAGACtccaagaagaaaatataaggtggaaatttaaatttatggAACTGTTATATTCCTCATTGTGGATGTTCctgaaaaatgttaataatagaCCTGACCTATGACCCAACATATCTCACTTCCTACATTTTATCCAAAGAGCAGAAACTCAAGAGATACTTGAGGTCCTCAACCCAGTCAGCCCAGCCCAGCCATGATTAAGGCTATCCTCTTCTTCACCAACCACAGGAAGCTGTGGCTCTCCAAGTTCTACCAGCACTACAGTGAAGACACACAGCAGCAAATCATCAAGGAGACTTTCCATTTGGtatttaagagagattaaaatgTTTGTAATTTCCTAGAAGGATTGTTAATTGGAGGCTCGGAGAACAAACTGatttatagacatgcaccactgtATTTTGTCTTCTATGTGGATTCTTCAGAAAGTGAACTTGGCATTTTATATCTAATTTTATATCTAAAACAAGTAGACAAATGTTTTGAAAATCTCTGTGAACTGGATTTAATATTCCATGTAGACAAGGTTCACAATATTTTAGCGGAAATGGTGATGTGGGGAATGGTATTGAAGACCAAAGTGAATGAGATTGTTACACAAATCGATGTGCAGAATAAAGTAGAGAAATCTGAGGCTGGCTTAGCGGGAGCTCCAGCCCTTGCTGTATCAGCTGTAAATGATATGAATCTTCCTGAGATCCCAAGAAATATTAACATTGATGATATCAGTATAAAAGCACCAAACCTGCcctcttttaaataaaatattaaaaagaccaCTCCCAGGTAAAATCCAGAGGAAAGTCATCTAAGTTTAACATGCACTTGTTTACCAAAAATAGAGGAGAGTCTTAACTTTTGCTCTTGGATTTTAAGTCAAGGTACTGTACAGTTGTGTAAAATCAATAAGGAAGTTCAATGTTGCTTTTCTTGCCCAGTGACTTTAAGAAAATTAAGTAGTTCCAGTGTGGGtttgttttcctgcttttctAAACAGTATTCCTATGCCCACTTAAGGCATACCTCTATGTATTGGCTCTTACAGTATTTCAAAAATTGaggtatttctttattttgtacaaCCCAAGATGTTGGTGTTTTATATATATCACAATGTAGCATACTGTAATTCTTTCTGCTGTTCATAACAACTTTTGTTTAAAGAACCAAGTATGCATTGCATGAAAACTTTATGACCTTTTCCTCCTAGTTTAAATAAACTCCAAGGTAACTGGACTTCAAAAGCTCCTTTCTGTTTGCCTGATATCTACTTTAGCAATAATTTTTTTGTGACCCTTTGACTCagcaaagtaaatgaaagtaGGTTTTATCACTAAAAAAATATCATATTGCAAATTAAACGTGTTTTTTTCATGCCATACTGGCACTTgacccattccaccagctctgtttttgtcaagggtttttccagatagaatCTTGCGGAACAATTTGCGTGGACTGCCttggaacctctatcctcctgatttctgctttctgagttgctaggattaccaGCTCCTAGTTAAATGTGTTTTAACAGACATATAAAACCTAGTGATTGGTAAGCCTGAACCACATCATGCTAAGTTAAATAAACCACAGAAATGAGGACAAATCTTCATCATAgcactcatagaagcagagaaggATGTAGTGGTTGTTGGAAGGTTTTGGGTCCAAGTTGGTTTTAGTGTTTATATCAAATTTATACATTTTAGTTATATCAATCATATCTAGATAAAGTAAACTaaagcagcaaaaagaaaaacaagcaagtcttttaaataaaaatgtgagacATGCATTTAAATCTTGGAAGATAGCACAGAGTAACAGAAGCTTGTTTTCTTACCCTGAACTATCTACTGTTTATCTTGCTAAAGTAACCTAAACAACTGTCCTATAACTACTGTGAATTGGCTGAACATCACTGAGAAAATCTTTTGTTCACCTGTCCAAATTATGATCTGGATGCTTCAGttgtcattgattttcttttttcacataaaATCATTCAAAAGCAAATTTTCTTCATAAAGACTGAGTCAATAATCATAATCAGAACTAGAGAAATATACAAATGtccatttaaatgtttatttagatagatagataca
Coding sequences within:
- the LOC109677619 gene encoding AP-3 complex subunit sigma-1-like — its product is MIKAILFFTNHRKLWLSKFYQHYIYLKQVDKCFENLCELDLIFHVDKVHNILAEMVMWGMVLKTKVNEIVTQIDVQNKVEKSEAGLAGAPALAVSAVNDMNLPEIPRNINIDDISIKAPNLPSFK